ATCAATACGGCATATAAGCCACTATTCTTACATTCCGTTTGAATCTTACTAATTTGTCGCCATCCACGTTCTTGATGCGCTTTGATTTTTTGCTCAACATCGTATGGAGTAGATGCTCTTACTATTTTTCGATTATTTTCTCTTCCCCAAGCCATTAAGATGCACACCCTTTCGCGAATTTGTTATATTCATCTTCTAATCGTTCATCACACCAATGGTTGTAGAAACCTTTGCGAGTTACATTGATACACTCTAAGTATTCCTCCACGGCTTTGCGTTCTTCATCAGATAGCTTCATGAAATACCTCCTAGTATCCAGCTGCTTGGCGTTGGTGATTAATTTTATTTTTAACGAAGTATGCTTGTTCTATTTGGTCCCATGTGAAGTTGAGTGCTTTTGACAACTCTGCTAATTTTTTCAGCACACCAATAACACCACGATTATCTTTGTCGTAAAACGATAATTCATTAAATAAATCTAAAAATACATACATAGGATTTTTAGCTTCCTCTTTTTCTAATACCCCCTTCATGATTGCTTGCATTTCATTTGTGGTACATGGTGGATTCTCATTCCAAATATCGAATGCGAAGTGAAGGCAATCGACGTATTCTAGTAACAGTGGATTAAGACCTGTACCATCGCAATTTTCACAATCCTCTGTGCTATGTCCATCTACTGGATTAAAATAATCGAAAAATCCTTCTCCGTTGCATGCTTCACAAACAGCATCATTCACTGTTTCGCCTTGGTAACTACTCCAAAACTTAAACCCACGCCACTCATTCGCACATTCACCAAGTTCAACGAGTAAAGCCAAAATCTTTTTACTTAACCGATCTTCACCATCTTGTACTGGATGATGTTTTTCTATATCTGCATCAAGCACTGCTTGTGCTTCAAATAATTTTTGTAAGTTCATATTGTCCTCCTTGAATTAAAGTAGTGAACCGTCAATTAATAAAACTGATGGTTTTTCATTTCTTAGCAATTCTAAAACTTCACTTATGGGCATTAAATCTTTGCTGTCTTCATCAAAAGCACGACTAGTCTTTACAATCGCATAATCAGAAGGAACTTCTTTAATTTCTTCGTAAGGATTTACACCTTCATCAAAGTTAGCTACTACATCGTTATAAACATTAATTGCAACTTCCCTTTGCTTTAATTAGTGCATAATACGGTTCTTGTACCTCGTAAAATTTGTTTTCCATTTTCTATCTTCCTTTCTTGTTTAGGTTTAAGTTTGTCAGAATGGCAGATCATCTTCCATATTCTGATTATTGTTCGGTGCACTATTAGCAAATGGATCTTCATCAACTCTTGTGTAATTCTGTTGTTGATTATTACCACCATATTGCCCTGTATTTGCGTTTTGTTGTGGCGCTTGGTAATTTGTTTGAATGGTCGATTAATGGCTAAACGGAATCTACATACTGCTACTCCTGATGGTGTGTACTTTAGTTCTGGATCAGCAGTTAATCTCCCAACTCCAACGTAATTGTTAATCACTTATGTCTTCCCTCCCATTCCATCTTGAACATGAATACTACTCCTGCGATGACTGTTGTTGTAATTAAAATATCTGA
This window of the Rummeliibacillus pycnus genome carries:
- a CDS encoding dUTP diphosphatase, with protein sequence MNLQKLFEAQAVLDADIEKHHPVQDGEDRLSKKILALLVELGECANEWRGFKFWSSYQGETVNDAVCEACNGEGFFDYFNPVDGHSTEDCENCDGTGLNPLLLEYVDCLHFAFDIWNENPPCTTNEMQAIMKGVLEKEEAKNPMYVFLDLFNELSFYDKDNRGVIGVLKKLAELSKALNFTWDQIEQAYFVKNKINHQRQAAGY